The Scyliorhinus canicula chromosome 13, sScyCan1.1, whole genome shotgun sequence genome contains a region encoding:
- the LOC119976781 gene encoding uncharacterized protein LOC119976781 isoform X2, producing the protein MALSRQLTLLQLILVATHTGGKMNFTVYQFPPFITAAEGESVILYCALGFEGKLSLFGAARWTRGKPGGYKLDNSPFYKNRLERSGSTSIGNNRIFINISDLLQDDSDTYYCHVSFMGTEERCGNGTHLYVKLILRLNRHSIETNATYAPANLQPATQVHSTRGSDEDDSVQYAKVNIKEGKKTRTMNCDTRHVEYATIRSICGKELQTPQNPDPPEA; encoded by the exons ATGGCCTTAAGTCGACAGCTCACTCTCCTGCAGCTAATTCTCGTTGCAACGCACACGG GTGGAAAGATGAATTTCACCGTTTACCAGTTTCCCCCTTTTATAACGGCAGCAGAGGGGGAGTCGGTGATACTGTACTGTGCCTTGGGCTTTGAAGGAAAACTTTCGCTTTTCGGAGCAGCTCGGTGGACACGGGGGAAACCAGGTGGCTACAAGCTGGACAATAGCCCATTTTATAAAAATCGGCTGGAGAGATCGGGCAGCACGTCAATTGGCAACAACAGAATATTCATTAATATCTCCGACTTGCTTCAGGATGACTCAGACACCTATTACTGCCATGTATCATTCATGGGAACAGAAGAGAGGTGTGGAAATGGTACCCATCTATATGTGAAGC TTATCCTGAGATTGAACAG ACATTCCATTGAAACCAATGCGACATATG CACCAGCCAATCTACAGCCAGCTACACAA GTGCACTCTACTCGTGGCAGTGATGAAGATGATTCCGTGCAATACGCCAAAGTGAACATAAAAGAAGGGAAGAAGACGAGGACAATGAACTGTGACACACGTCATGTCGAGTACGCCACTATCCGCTCAATATGTGGGAAAGAACTTCAAACACCGCAAAATCCTGATCCTCCAGAAGCCTAG
- the LOC119976781 gene encoding uncharacterized protein LOC119976781 isoform X3 produces MALSRQLTLLQLILVATHTGGKMNFTVYQFPPFITAAEGESVILYCALGFEGKLSLFGAARWTRGKPGGYKLDNSPFYKNRLERSGSTSIGNNRIFINISDLLQDDSDTYYCHVSFMGTEERCGNGTHLYVKRKVPKENNEIPHLILGLGGALVLLGLIVIVLISGLTWQNKDIPLKPMRHMHQPIYSQLHKCTLLVAVMKMIPCNTPK; encoded by the exons ATGGCCTTAAGTCGACAGCTCACTCTCCTGCAGCTAATTCTCGTTGCAACGCACACGG GTGGAAAGATGAATTTCACCGTTTACCAGTTTCCCCCTTTTATAACGGCAGCAGAGGGGGAGTCGGTGATACTGTACTGTGCCTTGGGCTTTGAAGGAAAACTTTCGCTTTTCGGAGCAGCTCGGTGGACACGGGGGAAACCAGGTGGCTACAAGCTGGACAATAGCCCATTTTATAAAAATCGGCTGGAGAGATCGGGCAGCACGTCAATTGGCAACAACAGAATATTCATTAATATCTCCGACTTGCTTCAGGATGACTCAGACACCTATTACTGCCATGTATCATTCATGGGAACAGAAGAGAGGTGTGGAAATGGTACCCATCTATATGTGAAGC GCAAAGTTCCGAAGGAAAATAACGAGATTCCTCACCTCATCCTTGGACTGGGAGGCGCCTTAGTATTGTTGGGTTTAATCGTAATAGTTCTTATAAGTGGGCTCACCTGGCAAAACAAAG ACATTCCATTGAAACCAATGCGACATATG CACCAGCCAATCTACAGCCAGCTACACAA GTGCACTCTACTCGTGGCAGTGATGAAGATGATTCCGTGCAATACGCCAAAGTGA
- the LOC119976781 gene encoding uncharacterized protein LOC119976781 isoform X1, which yields MALSRQLTLLQLILVATHTGGKMNFTVYQFPPFITAAEGESVILYCALGFEGKLSLFGAARWTRGKPGGYKLDNSPFYKNRLERSGSTSIGNNRIFINISDLLQDDSDTYYCHVSFMGTEERCGNGTHLYVKRKVPKENNEIPHLILGLGGALVLLGLIVIVLISGLTWQNKVILRLNRHSIETNATYAPANLQPATQVHSTRGSDEDDSVQYAKVNIKEGKKTRTMNCDTRHVEYATIRSICGKELQTPQNPDPPEA from the exons ATGGCCTTAAGTCGACAGCTCACTCTCCTGCAGCTAATTCTCGTTGCAACGCACACGG GTGGAAAGATGAATTTCACCGTTTACCAGTTTCCCCCTTTTATAACGGCAGCAGAGGGGGAGTCGGTGATACTGTACTGTGCCTTGGGCTTTGAAGGAAAACTTTCGCTTTTCGGAGCAGCTCGGTGGACACGGGGGAAACCAGGTGGCTACAAGCTGGACAATAGCCCATTTTATAAAAATCGGCTGGAGAGATCGGGCAGCACGTCAATTGGCAACAACAGAATATTCATTAATATCTCCGACTTGCTTCAGGATGACTCAGACACCTATTACTGCCATGTATCATTCATGGGAACAGAAGAGAGGTGTGGAAATGGTACCCATCTATATGTGAAGC GCAAAGTTCCGAAGGAAAATAACGAGATTCCTCACCTCATCCTTGGACTGGGAGGCGCCTTAGTATTGTTGGGTTTAATCGTAATAGTTCTTATAAGTGGGCTCACCTGGCAAAACAAAG TTATCCTGAGATTGAACAG ACATTCCATTGAAACCAATGCGACATATG CACCAGCCAATCTACAGCCAGCTACACAA GTGCACTCTACTCGTGGCAGTGATGAAGATGATTCCGTGCAATACGCCAAAGTGAACATAAAAGAAGGGAAGAAGACGAGGACAATGAACTGTGACACACGTCATGTCGAGTACGCCACTATCCGCTCAATATGTGGGAAAGAACTTCAAACACCGCAAAATCCTGATCCTCCAGAAGCCTAG